The Parambassis ranga chromosome 1, fParRan2.1, whole genome shotgun sequence genome includes a region encoding these proteins:
- the drc4 gene encoding dynein regulatory complex subunit 4 isoform X1 → MPQKAKNKKAGKGKPLAMVDALSTEEMSKDQLEEHIIRLREELDREREERSFFQLERDKIQDFWEISKRNLQEAKAELRNRSIERDEAEERHRVEITVYKQKLKHVLSEQHNTVTELKMNGLASTWQLQNQHTQAELAARRDLQGMQAELREKKLHQEQSIKELQLKHQMELMELNNDYDCRIREIEVKHHHKMQAVMETEDKKRRSQISELEDQMKCRVAALIQDQDRALREAAEYFSLQSRLQAENKLLQEELAEVQKKQERLQRLLSEAQMKNQNLTKDLQEAQEELSKLQKLQQEQSRDKTIGARVKLVEKELMELRNLRVEHEVLLQAFEKVQQERDELLKRQTKALLDVQQRRSLKEQLLERKLAALTNTQEKEAAQLCTALSASNVDPVAGGRAASQLQDILDSKPAAIRALQQELAQDCQEYDAVLLTCRDRMEAVGLSPHDLPFRPAQQGLNAPPTDLHQNHAIFAASLLTD, encoded by the exons ATG CCACAAAAGGCGAAAAACAAGAAGGCCGGGAAGGGGAAGCCTCTGGCGATGGTGGACGCCCTGTCGACCGAGGAGATGTCCAAGGATCAG CTGGAGGAGCACATCATCCGCCTCCGAGAGGAGCTGGACCGCGAGCGGGAGGAGAGGAGCTTCTTCCAGCTCGAGAGGGACAAGATCCAGGACTTCTGGGAGATCTCCAAAAGGAACCTGCAGGAGGCGAAGGCGGAGCTGAGGAACAGGAGCATAGAGAGGGACGAGGCTGAAGAGCGGCACCGAGTGGAGATCACt GTCTAcaagcagaagctgaagcacGTCCTGTCTGAGCAGCACAACACGGTCACTGAGCTGAAGATGAATGGTCTCGCTTCCACCTGGCAACTCCAGAACCAGCACACACAGGCGGAGCTGGCAGCCCGCAGAGACCTGCAGGGCATGCAGGCGGAGCTCCGGGAGAAGAAGCTCCACCAAGAGCAGAGCATcaaggagctgcagctg AAACACcagatggagctgatggagctgaacAACGACTATGACTGCAGGATCCGAG AGATTGAGGTCAAACACCACCATAAGATGCAGGCTGTGATGGAAACGGAGGATAAGAAGCGGAGGTCACAGATCAGTGAGCTGGAGGACCAGATGAAATGTCGTGTGGCAGCTCTGATCCAGGACCAGGACCGAGCCCTGCGGGAGGCGGCAGAGtacttctctctgcagagccGCCTGCAGGCTGAGAACAAGCTGCTACAG gaggagctggcGGAGGTGCAGAAGAAGCAGGAGCGGCTGCAGAGGCTGCTTTCAGAGGCTCAGAtgaagaaccagaacctgaccaaggatctgcaggaggcccaggaggagctgagcaagctgcagaaactgcagcaggagcagagccggGACaag ACGATCGGAGCTCGTGTGAAGCTGGTAGAAaaggagctgatggagctgaggaATCTGAGGGTGGAGCACGAGGTGCTGCTGCAGGCCTTTGAGAAG GTGCAGCAGGAGCGTGATGAGCTGCTGAAGAGGCAGACCAAGGCCCTCCTGGAtgtgcagcagaggaggagcctgaaggagcagctgctggagagGAAGCTGGCAGCTCTGACCAACACTCAGGAGAAGGAGGCGGCGCAGCTCTGCACCGCGCTCTCAGCCTCCAACGTGGACCCTGTGGCAGGCGGCAGGGCTGCCAGCCAGCTGCAG GACATTCTGGACTCTAAACCAGCTGCCATCAGGGCCTTACAGCAGGAACTGGCTCAGGACTGTCAG GAGTACGACgcggtgctgctcacctgcaggGACAGGATGGAGGCTGTAGGCCTCTCTCCACACGACCTTCCCTTCAGGCCTGCACAGCAGGGCCTGAACGCACCACCCACTGACCTCCACCAGAACCACGCCATCTTCGCCGCctctttactgactgactga
- the drc4 gene encoding dynein regulatory complex subunit 4 isoform X2 — protein MPQKAKNKKAGKGKPLAMVDALSTEEMSKDQLEEHIIRLREELDREREERSFFQLERDKIQDFWEISKRNLQEAKAELRNRSIERDEAEERHRVEITVYKQKLKHVLSEQHNTVTELKMNGLASTWQLQNQHTQAELAARRDLQGMQAELREKKLHQEQSIKELQLKHQMELMELNNDYDCRIREIEVKHHHKMQAVMETEDKKRRSQISELEDQMKCRVAALIQDQDRALREAAEYFSLQSRLQAENKLLQEELAEVQKKQERLQRLLSEAQMKNQNLTKDLQEAQEELSKLQKLQQEQSRDKTIGARVKLVEKELMELRNLRVEHEVLLQAFEKQERDELLKRQTKALLDVQQRRSLKEQLLERKLAALTNTQEKEAAQLCTALSASNVDPVAGGRAASQLQDILDSKPAAIRALQQELAQDCQEYDAVLLTCRDRMEAVGLSPHDLPFRPAQQGLNAPPTDLHQNHAIFAASLLTD, from the exons ATG CCACAAAAGGCGAAAAACAAGAAGGCCGGGAAGGGGAAGCCTCTGGCGATGGTGGACGCCCTGTCGACCGAGGAGATGTCCAAGGATCAG CTGGAGGAGCACATCATCCGCCTCCGAGAGGAGCTGGACCGCGAGCGGGAGGAGAGGAGCTTCTTCCAGCTCGAGAGGGACAAGATCCAGGACTTCTGGGAGATCTCCAAAAGGAACCTGCAGGAGGCGAAGGCGGAGCTGAGGAACAGGAGCATAGAGAGGGACGAGGCTGAAGAGCGGCACCGAGTGGAGATCACt GTCTAcaagcagaagctgaagcacGTCCTGTCTGAGCAGCACAACACGGTCACTGAGCTGAAGATGAATGGTCTCGCTTCCACCTGGCAACTCCAGAACCAGCACACACAGGCGGAGCTGGCAGCCCGCAGAGACCTGCAGGGCATGCAGGCGGAGCTCCGGGAGAAGAAGCTCCACCAAGAGCAGAGCATcaaggagctgcagctg AAACACcagatggagctgatggagctgaacAACGACTATGACTGCAGGATCCGAG AGATTGAGGTCAAACACCACCATAAGATGCAGGCTGTGATGGAAACGGAGGATAAGAAGCGGAGGTCACAGATCAGTGAGCTGGAGGACCAGATGAAATGTCGTGTGGCAGCTCTGATCCAGGACCAGGACCGAGCCCTGCGGGAGGCGGCAGAGtacttctctctgcagagccGCCTGCAGGCTGAGAACAAGCTGCTACAG gaggagctggcGGAGGTGCAGAAGAAGCAGGAGCGGCTGCAGAGGCTGCTTTCAGAGGCTCAGAtgaagaaccagaacctgaccaaggatctgcaggaggcccaggaggagctgagcaagctgcagaaactgcagcaggagcagagccggGACaag ACGATCGGAGCTCGTGTGAAGCTGGTAGAAaaggagctgatggagctgaggaATCTGAGGGTGGAGCACGAGGTGCTGCTGCAGGCCTTTGAGAAG CAGGAGCGTGATGAGCTGCTGAAGAGGCAGACCAAGGCCCTCCTGGAtgtgcagcagaggaggagcctgaaggagcagctgctggagagGAAGCTGGCAGCTCTGACCAACACTCAGGAGAAGGAGGCGGCGCAGCTCTGCACCGCGCTCTCAGCCTCCAACGTGGACCCTGTGGCAGGCGGCAGGGCTGCCAGCCAGCTGCAG GACATTCTGGACTCTAAACCAGCTGCCATCAGGGCCTTACAGCAGGAACTGGCTCAGGACTGTCAG GAGTACGACgcggtgctgctcacctgcaggGACAGGATGGAGGCTGTAGGCCTCTCTCCACACGACCTTCCCTTCAGGCCTGCACAGCAGGGCCTGAACGCACCACCCACTGACCTCCACCAGAACCACGCCATCTTCGCCGCctctttactgactgactga